In one Caballeronia sp. M1242 genomic region, the following are encoded:
- the andAb gene encoding anthranilate 1,2-dioxygenase ferredoxin subunit AndAb — MEQLTNAWHAIGKLDDFTEGEPAAVVANDKPVAVFRIGDEVFALHDLCTHGHARLSEGFVEDGCVECPLHQGLFDIRSGAPRCAPVTEAVRSYPIRIVDGQVEIHVE; from the coding sequence ATGGAACAACTGACGAATGCATGGCACGCCATCGGCAAGCTCGACGACTTCACCGAAGGCGAGCCCGCCGCGGTCGTCGCGAACGACAAGCCGGTGGCCGTCTTCCGTATCGGCGATGAAGTCTTCGCGCTGCACGACCTCTGCACGCATGGTCACGCGCGGCTGTCGGAAGGCTTCGTCGAAGACGGTTGCGTGGAATGTCCGCTGCATCAGGGGCTATTCGATATCCGCAGCGGCGCGCCGCGTTGCGCGCCGGTCACCGAAGCCGTGCGCAGCTATCCGATTCGCATCGTCGATGGACAGGTCGAGATTCATGTCGAGTAA
- a CDS encoding ABC transporter permease: MSQHPLVWPCLTLIALCVLDLSHNANFLSITMLDGHLFGAPIDILNRAAPLVLVSLGMTLVIATRGIDISVGAIVAIAGATAATILADDPSRVPLAIAAALGVGVLGGMWNGLLVAFIGMQPIIATLILMVAGRGVAQLLTGGQIIPIGAKGYLLVGGGYLASVPCSVWVACGALVLTALLVNRTALGLFIRAIGVNPVATRLVGLRSSMIVFGVYAFSGLAAAMAGVLASSNVRSADGNNAGLLLELDAILAVTLGGTSLLGGRFSLAGTVLGALIIQTLTYTTYSIGVPPEATLVVKAAVVLVVSVIQSATARTVLMRQLKRVFPVASKQPLAESSK; the protein is encoded by the coding sequence ATGTCTCAACATCCGCTCGTGTGGCCGTGCCTGACGCTGATCGCGCTGTGCGTGCTCGATCTTTCGCACAACGCGAACTTCCTCTCCATCACGATGCTCGACGGCCACTTGTTCGGCGCGCCGATCGACATTCTGAATCGCGCGGCGCCGCTCGTGCTCGTGTCGCTCGGCATGACGCTCGTGATCGCGACGCGCGGCATCGACATCTCCGTAGGCGCGATCGTCGCCATTGCGGGCGCGACCGCTGCCACGATTCTCGCCGATGATCCATCGCGCGTGCCGCTCGCCATCGCGGCGGCGCTCGGAGTCGGCGTGCTCGGCGGCATGTGGAACGGCTTGCTGGTGGCGTTCATCGGCATGCAGCCGATCATCGCAACGCTCATTCTGATGGTCGCGGGACGCGGCGTCGCGCAGTTGCTGACGGGCGGACAGATCATCCCCATCGGCGCGAAGGGTTATCTGCTCGTCGGTGGCGGCTATCTCGCGAGCGTGCCGTGTTCCGTGTGGGTCGCGTGCGGTGCACTGGTGCTGACTGCGCTGCTGGTCAACCGCACGGCGCTCGGCTTGTTCATCCGGGCTATCGGCGTCAATCCGGTCGCGACGAGGCTCGTCGGCTTACGTTCGAGCATGATCGTGTTCGGCGTGTATGCGTTCTCGGGGCTTGCCGCCGCGATGGCAGGCGTGCTCGCCAGTTCGAACGTGCGCAGCGCCGACGGCAACAACGCTGGCCTGCTGCTCGAACTCGATGCGATCCTCGCCGTCACACTCGGCGGCACGTCGTTGCTCGGCGGGCGCTTCAGTCTCGCCGGCACCGTCCTCGGCGCGCTCATCATCCAGACGCTCACGTACACGACGTATTCCATCGGCGTGCCGCCCGAAGCCACGCTTGTCGTGAAGGCGGCGGTCGTGCTGGTGGTGAGCGTCATTCAATCGGCCACTGCGCGCACGGTGCTGATGCGTCAGTTGAAGCGCGTGTTCCCGGTCGCATCGAAACAGCCGCTCGCGGAGTCATCGAAATGA
- the andR gene encoding anthranilate 1,2-dioxygenase regulatory protein AndR, with translation MTPTRFAPDALRSYRLFESSDLDETRDLISRVMQPHVLVPSGKDRGPAYMDFVKLGRLGLGAISFGASMHVDVESVDGYYLLMFCLRGHAQVRTLNATLDVDHHNAVLCAPGQPFDAWLSPDCEQFVLRMDADVFEKASHDAGTLLSPRLSIDSPALRGWMQQLRALTGSSALLESARSNGQIAGHMEALLIDLLTCSLPSATVAPVTHSSLAPAFVKRAEEFVRAHAGEPLQLEDIARAAGVSPRTLRERFQIARGMSPMQFVRKVRMEHARAALLAAGPRARIADIALACGFLHLGRFSIAYAETFGESPSETLRKRAPR, from the coding sequence ATGACCCCGACTCGTTTTGCGCCCGACGCCTTACGCAGCTATCGGCTCTTTGAATCGAGCGATCTCGATGAGACGCGCGATCTCATCTCGCGCGTGATGCAGCCGCATGTGCTCGTGCCATCGGGAAAGGATCGCGGGCCCGCGTACATGGATTTCGTGAAGCTGGGGCGGCTCGGTCTCGGCGCCATCTCCTTCGGCGCGTCCATGCACGTGGATGTGGAATCCGTCGACGGCTACTATCTTCTGATGTTCTGCCTCCGCGGCCATGCGCAAGTGCGCACGCTGAACGCGACGCTCGACGTCGATCATCACAATGCGGTGCTGTGCGCGCCGGGTCAGCCGTTCGACGCATGGTTGTCGCCCGATTGCGAGCAGTTCGTGCTTCGCATGGATGCCGACGTGTTCGAGAAAGCGAGCCACGATGCCGGCACGCTGTTGTCGCCGCGCCTGTCCATCGACAGTCCAGCGTTGCGGGGATGGATGCAGCAGTTGCGCGCGCTCACGGGGTCATCGGCGCTGCTCGAGAGCGCGCGTTCGAACGGGCAGATCGCCGGACATATGGAAGCGCTGCTCATCGATCTGCTGACGTGCTCGTTGCCGAGTGCGACGGTTGCTCCGGTTACGCATTCGTCGCTCGCGCCCGCCTTCGTGAAGCGTGCCGAAGAGTTCGTCCGCGCACATGCAGGCGAGCCGTTGCAACTGGAAGACATCGCACGGGCGGCGGGCGTATCGCCGCGTACGTTGCGGGAGCGGTTTCAGATTGCGCGCGGGATGAGCCCAATGCAATTCGTGCGTAAGGTCCGCATGGAACATGCGCGGGCTGCGTTGCTGGCGGCCGGCCCTCGCGCGCGGATCGCGGATATTGCGCTCGCGTGCGGCTTTCTTCATCTGGGCCGCTTTTCGATTGCGTATGCGGAAACTTTCGGCGAGTCGCCCTCGGAGACGCTGCGCAAACGCGCTCCTCGTTGA
- the andAd gene encoding anthranilate 1,2-dioxygenase small subunit AndAd has product MEQMKLWFELHMLQDQYINALDNDRLEAWPTLFTEDCLYEIVPKENADMGLPVGIIHCTNQRMLRDRVVSLRHANIYEEHSYRHMTSGLTVTRDEDGVIETESNYVVIQTRSNGESNVYQAGRYFDKVVRTAEGLRYRAKRVIYDTSRVQTLLATPI; this is encoded by the coding sequence ATGGAACAGATGAAGCTGTGGTTCGAACTGCACATGTTGCAGGACCAATACATCAACGCGCTCGATAACGACAGGCTCGAAGCGTGGCCGACGCTCTTCACGGAGGACTGTCTGTACGAGATCGTGCCGAAAGAGAACGCGGACATGGGCTTGCCCGTGGGCATCATCCATTGCACGAATCAGAGGATGCTGCGCGACCGCGTGGTGTCGCTGCGTCACGCGAATATCTACGAGGAGCATAGCTACCGTCATATGACGTCGGGGCTTACCGTCACGCGCGACGAAGACGGCGTGATCGAAACGGAAAGCAACTACGTGGTGATCCAGACGCGCAGCAACGGCGAATCGAATGTCTATCAGGCGGGCCGGTATTTCGACAAGGTCGTGCGCACGGCGGAGGGTCTGCGCTATCGGGCCAAGCGCGTGATCTACGACACGTCGCGCGTGCAGACGCTGCTCGCCACGCCGATTTGA
- a CDS encoding ABC transporter substrate-binding protein, protein MLGSVLLFAAGMSAHAEDKKITLGFAQVGAESAWRTANTVSVKTAAKDAGINLKFSDAQQKQENQIKAIRSYIAQKVDVIAFSPVVESGWEPILVEAKNAKIPVILTDRNIDVKDKSLYVTMIGSDFLEEGRRGGKWLEDHYKNEKGPINIVELQGTVGSAPANDRRAGLLEVIKNDPKFKVIASQSGDFTLAGGKQVMEAFVKTYGKQINVVYAHNDDMALGAIQAMEEAGMKPGKDVTVVSFDATKGGFEAMIAGKINVDVECSPLLGPQLMTAVKDIVAGKQLPKRIVTEETIFPMSVAAQTLPQRKY, encoded by the coding sequence ATGCTTGGTTCGGTCCTGTTGTTTGCCGCGGGCATGAGTGCGCACGCCGAGGACAAGAAGATCACGCTGGGCTTCGCGCAGGTCGGCGCGGAAAGCGCGTGGCGGACCGCGAATACCGTCTCCGTGAAAACGGCCGCCAAGGACGCGGGCATCAACCTCAAGTTCTCCGACGCCCAGCAGAAGCAGGAAAATCAGATCAAGGCGATCCGCTCGTATATCGCCCAGAAAGTGGATGTCATCGCGTTCTCTCCGGTCGTCGAATCCGGATGGGAGCCCATTCTCGTCGAAGCGAAGAACGCTAAGATCCCGGTCATTCTCACCGACCGCAATATCGATGTGAAAGACAAGTCGCTCTATGTGACGATGATCGGCTCGGACTTCCTCGAAGAGGGTCGTCGTGGCGGCAAGTGGCTGGAAGATCACTATAAGAACGAGAAAGGGCCGATCAATATCGTGGAATTGCAGGGCACGGTCGGCTCGGCGCCGGCCAATGACCGCCGCGCAGGTCTGCTCGAAGTCATCAAGAACGACCCGAAATTCAAGGTCATCGCTTCGCAAAGCGGCGACTTCACGCTCGCGGGCGGCAAGCAGGTCATGGAAGCGTTCGTGAAGACCTACGGCAAGCAGATCAACGTGGTCTACGCGCATAACGACGACATGGCGCTCGGCGCGATTCAGGCGATGGAAGAGGCCGGCATGAAGCCCGGCAAGGACGTGACCGTCGTTTCGTTCGATGCCACCAAGGGCGGCTTCGAGGCGATGATCGCAGGCAAGATCAATGTGGACGTCGAATGCAGTCCGCTGCTCGGGCCGCAGTTGATGACCGCCGTGAAGGATATCGTCGCGGGCAAGCAATTGCCCAAGCGCATCGTGACGGAAGAAACCATCTTCCCGATGAGCGTGGCCGCGCAGACTCTGCCGCAGCGCAAGTACTGA
- the andAc gene encoding anthranilate 1,2-dioxygenase large subunit AndAc has translation METAELVFRPQGPTESDHVHFPRDDGSRVPYKVFSSQAVYDREQERIFRGPTWNFVALEAEIPNAGDYKSTFVGDTPVVVTRLEDGGLAAWVNRCAHRGASVCRKARGNATSHTCVYHQWSFDNSGNLLGVPFRRGQKGMTGMPADFDPKNHSLRKLRVESYKGLVFASFSDDVAPLPDYLGAEMRPWIDRIFHKPIEYLGCTRQYSKSNWKLYFENVKDPYHASMLHLFHTTFNIFRVGMKARSIPDATHGLHSIITVTKTGEDTSSAYKQQNIRSFDEGFALEDDSILGLVSEYEEDTTNHIQPIFPQLVIQQIHNTLVARQLLPKGPNSFELIFHFFGYTDDTPELRALRIKQANLVGPAGYISMEDTEATELVQRGTVRDADATSVIEMSRGNPDQQDTVITESLIRKFWVGYQKLMGY, from the coding sequence GTGGAAACGGCTGAACTGGTATTTCGCCCTCAAGGTCCGACCGAATCGGACCACGTTCACTTTCCGCGCGACGACGGCTCGCGCGTGCCCTACAAGGTCTTCAGTTCCCAAGCGGTATACGACCGCGAGCAGGAACGCATCTTTCGCGGTCCGACCTGGAACTTCGTGGCGCTGGAAGCCGAGATCCCAAATGCAGGCGACTACAAGAGCACGTTCGTCGGCGATACGCCCGTTGTCGTGACGCGGCTCGAAGACGGCGGGCTCGCCGCATGGGTGAATCGCTGCGCGCATCGCGGCGCGTCCGTGTGCCGCAAAGCGCGCGGCAACGCGACATCGCACACCTGCGTCTATCATCAGTGGAGCTTCGACAACAGCGGCAACTTGCTCGGCGTGCCGTTCAGGCGCGGCCAGAAGGGCATGACGGGCATGCCCGCCGACTTCGACCCGAAGAACCACAGCCTGCGCAAACTGCGCGTCGAGAGCTACAAGGGCCTCGTCTTCGCCTCGTTCAGCGACGACGTTGCGCCGCTGCCCGACTATCTCGGCGCAGAGATGCGCCCGTGGATCGACCGCATCTTTCATAAGCCGATCGAGTATCTCGGCTGCACGCGTCAGTATTCGAAGTCGAACTGGAAGCTGTACTTCGAGAATGTGAAGGACCCGTATCACGCGAGCATGCTGCATCTGTTTCATACCACGTTCAACATCTTTCGCGTCGGCATGAAGGCGCGTTCGATCCCGGACGCGACGCACGGCCTGCATAGCATCATCACCGTGACGAAGACCGGCGAGGACACGTCCTCGGCATACAAGCAGCAGAACATCCGCTCTTTCGATGAAGGCTTCGCGCTCGAAGACGATTCCATTCTCGGCCTCGTCTCCGAATACGAAGAAGACACGACGAACCACATTCAGCCGATCTTCCCGCAACTCGTCATCCAGCAGATTCACAACACGCTGGTCGCGCGCCAGTTGCTGCCGAAGGGGCCGAATAGCTTCGAACTGATCTTCCACTTCTTCGGTTATACGGACGACACGCCCGAGCTGCGCGCGCTGCGTATCAAGCAGGCCAATCTCGTGGGGCCTGCCGGCTATATCTCGATGGAAGACACCGAAGCGACCGAGCTCGTGCAGCGCGGCACCGTGCGCGATGCGGATGCGACGTCGGTCATCGAGATGTCGCGCGGCAATCCCGATCAGCAGGACACGGTCATTACCGAAAGCCTGATCCGCAAGTTCTGGGTCGGTTATCAGAAACTCATGGGCTATTGA
- a CDS encoding sugar ABC transporter ATP-binding protein produces the protein MTDAPVLETIGLSKSFPGVRALHDVRFRLFPGEVHTLMGQNGAGKSTLINVLTGVHEPDAGEIRLAGQPVHFTAPLEAEAAGIQTLYQEVNLCPNLSVAENMFAGRQPKRRGAIDWRSIHARAQAALAELNVTVDVTKSLDTYPIAVQQMVAIARALSVDARVLILDEPTSSLDDGEVTRLFDVLRKLRDSGLAILFVTHFLEQTYAISDRITVMRNGEREGEYLAKDLPVELLVSKMVGHERMTERLERAATEAPAEQSSVPPFLEMRGVARRGVMNPVDIDVQPGQILGLAGLLGSGRTETARLLFGAERSDAGATRIGGKTVKLHSPRDAVRHGIGYCPEDRKKEGIVADLSIRENIILAVQARRGLWRCIGKAKQREIANRYIQQFGIKARDAEQPIGLLSGGNQQKVLLARWLATEPKMLILDEPTRGIDVAAKFEIMDRVLALCAKGLSILFISSEVSEVVRVSHRIAVLRDRRKVAEVAGHTASEDDVYRLIAGGSE, from the coding sequence ATGACCGACGCTCCCGTGCTCGAAACGATCGGCCTGTCGAAGTCTTTTCCCGGCGTGCGCGCGTTGCATGACGTCCGCTTCCGTTTGTTTCCCGGCGAGGTTCACACGCTCATGGGGCAGAACGGCGCCGGCAAATCGACGCTCATCAACGTGCTCACCGGCGTGCACGAGCCCGACGCCGGCGAGATCCGGCTCGCCGGCCAACCCGTGCATTTCACCGCGCCGCTCGAAGCGGAAGCGGCCGGCATTCAGACGCTGTATCAGGAAGTGAATCTGTGCCCGAACTTGTCGGTGGCCGAGAACATGTTCGCGGGCCGACAGCCGAAGCGGCGCGGCGCAATCGACTGGCGATCGATCCACGCGCGCGCGCAAGCGGCGCTCGCCGAACTCAACGTCACGGTAGACGTCACCAAGTCGCTCGATACGTATCCCATCGCCGTGCAGCAGATGGTGGCGATCGCGCGGGCTCTATCGGTCGATGCACGCGTGCTCATTCTCGACGAACCCACATCCAGCCTCGACGACGGCGAAGTCACGCGGCTCTTCGATGTGCTGCGCAAACTGCGCGATTCCGGCCTCGCGATTCTCTTCGTCACGCACTTCCTAGAACAGACCTACGCGATATCCGACCGCATCACGGTCATGCGCAATGGCGAGCGCGAAGGGGAATATCTCGCCAAGGATCTGCCCGTCGAACTGCTGGTGTCCAAGATGGTCGGCCATGAGCGCATGACCGAGCGGCTGGAACGCGCGGCGACGGAAGCGCCCGCAGAGCAGAGCAGCGTGCCGCCGTTTCTGGAGATGCGCGGCGTGGCCCGGCGAGGCGTGATGAATCCCGTCGATATAGACGTGCAGCCCGGACAGATACTCGGGCTCGCGGGTCTGCTTGGCTCGGGCCGCACCGAAACGGCGCGCCTGCTATTCGGCGCGGAACGCTCGGATGCGGGCGCGACGCGTATCGGCGGCAAGACCGTGAAGCTGCATTCGCCGCGCGATGCGGTGCGTCACGGCATCGGTTACTGTCCTGAAGACCGCAAGAAGGAAGGCATCGTCGCGGATCTTTCCATACGCGAGAACATTATCCTCGCGGTGCAGGCGCGGCGCGGGCTGTGGCGCTGCATCGGCAAGGCGAAGCAGCGCGAGATCGCCAACCGCTATATCCAGCAGTTCGGCATCAAGGCGCGCGACGCGGAGCAGCCCATCGGCCTGTTATCGGGCGGCAATCAACAGAAGGTGCTGCTTGCGCGCTGGCTCGCGACCGAACCGAAGATGCTGATCCTCGACGAGCCGACGCGCGGCATCGACGTGGCCGCGAAGTTCGAGATCATGGACCGCGTGCTCGCGCTCTGCGCAAAGGGCCTCTCCATTCTCTTCATCTCATCGGAAGTGAGCGAGGTCGTGCGCGTGAGTCACCGGATCGCGGTGCTGCGCGATCGACGCAAGGTCGCCGAAGTCGCGGGCCATACCGCGTCCGAAGATGACGTGTACCGGCTCATCGCGGGAGGCTCGGAATGA
- a CDS encoding LysR family transcriptional regulator yields MIDKKRKELDWQDMRMFLALGRYRSLSSAARALRVNHATVARRIQALEDSLGESLVERRPDGYVLTPAGESALAVAAKMEAAAQTLTRPAPSDGESSIRGLVRINAPPALSQGFLIARLTEITARHPGLDIDLATDLRSISLNRHKADIAVRVGRLTDADLIAKPVGSMAFGLWGTQAQCERAERGESPTFVSFNEESADMPNLVWLREHFPRSRIAFRAENHIFQAIAARDGIGLALLPHYLGRSLPGLRLCAFGPVPPPRDMWLLIRRQDRNDATIRAVTQHLTDAFKASEQLFAA; encoded by the coding sequence ATGATCGATAAAAAACGCAAAGAACTCGACTGGCAGGACATGCGGATGTTTCTGGCTTTGGGACGCTACCGCAGCTTGTCATCCGCTGCCAGAGCACTGCGGGTCAACCACGCCACCGTGGCAAGACGCATTCAGGCGCTCGAAGACAGTCTGGGCGAAAGCCTCGTCGAGCGCAGGCCCGACGGTTATGTGCTCACGCCGGCGGGGGAAAGCGCGCTGGCAGTGGCAGCGAAAATGGAAGCCGCAGCGCAGACGTTGACGCGCCCCGCCCCGAGCGACGGCGAGAGCAGCATACGAGGTCTCGTGCGCATCAATGCGCCGCCTGCGCTGTCGCAGGGCTTCTTGATCGCGCGGCTGACCGAAATCACCGCACGGCATCCGGGCCTCGACATCGACCTCGCGACCGACCTTCGTTCGATCAGTCTCAATCGCCACAAGGCGGACATTGCAGTGCGCGTCGGACGACTGACCGATGCTGACCTCATCGCCAAGCCGGTGGGGAGCATGGCTTTCGGTTTATGGGGAACGCAGGCGCAGTGCGAGCGGGCCGAGCGCGGCGAGTCGCCGACCTTCGTGAGCTTCAATGAGGAGAGCGCGGACATGCCCAATCTGGTGTGGCTGCGAGAGCACTTTCCGCGCTCACGTATCGCTTTTCGCGCGGAGAATCACATCTTCCAGGCAATCGCCGCGCGCGACGGCATCGGCCTGGCCTTGCTTCCGCACTATCTTGGCCGCAGCTTGCCAGGGCTCAGGCTCTGCGCGTTCGGGCCGGTGCCTCCGCCTCGCGATATGTGGCTGCTCATCCGCAGGCAGGATCGGAACGACGCGACCATACGAGCGGTCACGCAGCATCTGACCGATGCGTTCAAGGCGAGCGAACAGCTTTTTGCGGCGTAG
- the yjfF gene encoding galactofuranose ABC transporter, permease protein YjfF → MRNVFDRVTDPRVLPIVITIVLFAALFGFGSVMYTGFFSLQVLLGLLIDNAFLLIVAIGMTFVIVSGGIDLSVGSVVALTTILCAVFAEKLHWPVWVIVPLVLAAGALYGAAMGALIHFFKLQPFIVTLAGMFLARGACFLITTQSITINDPTFHALSGFHVDVGGASVTAGALVAVATLLVAIFVAHFTRFGRNVYAVGGNERSALLMGLPVARTKVGVYTLSGFCSALGGVVFTLYVLSGYGLQGQGMELDAIAATVIGGTLLTGGVGYVIGSVFGVGILGTIQTLITFDGTLSSWWTRIVIGALLCAFCLLQRVIERHAARRKSNGTTLGEGLKRKKAPEPLTSDAPGEAKPLGLVPRS, encoded by the coding sequence ATGAGAAATGTGTTCGACCGCGTGACGGACCCGCGCGTATTGCCCATCGTCATCACCATCGTGCTGTTCGCCGCGCTCTTCGGCTTCGGTTCGGTGATGTACACCGGCTTCTTCTCACTGCAAGTCTTGCTCGGCCTTTTGATCGACAACGCGTTCCTGCTGATCGTCGCCATCGGCATGACGTTCGTCATCGTGTCGGGCGGCATCGATCTCTCGGTCGGCTCGGTCGTCGCGCTGACGACCATTCTGTGCGCTGTCTTCGCCGAGAAGCTGCATTGGCCGGTGTGGGTGATCGTGCCGCTGGTGCTCGCGGCGGGCGCGCTCTACGGGGCCGCCATGGGCGCGCTCATTCACTTCTTCAAGTTGCAGCCGTTCATCGTGACACTGGCGGGCATGTTCCTCGCGCGCGGCGCCTGCTTTCTTATCACGACGCAATCCATCACGATCAACGATCCCACTTTCCACGCGCTCTCCGGTTTTCATGTGGATGTCGGCGGGGCGTCGGTCACGGCGGGCGCGCTCGTCGCGGTCGCGACGCTGCTGGTCGCGATCTTCGTCGCGCACTTCACGCGCTTCGGCCGTAACGTGTATGCGGTCGGCGGCAACGAACGCTCGGCGTTGCTGATGGGCTTGCCGGTCGCGCGCACCAAGGTCGGCGTGTATACGCTGAGCGGTTTCTGTTCGGCGCTCGGCGGCGTGGTCTTCACGCTCTATGTGCTTTCTGGATACGGGCTGCAAGGGCAGGGCATGGAGCTCGACGCCATCGCCGCGACGGTGATCGGCGGGACGCTGCTCACGGGCGGCGTGGGTTACGTGATCGGCTCGGTGTTCGGCGTCGGCATTCTCGGCACCATTCAGACGCTGATCACGTTCGATGGCACGCTCAGTTCCTGGTGGACGCGCATTGTCATCGGCGCGTTGCTCTGCGCGTTCTGCTTGCTGCAACGCGTGATCGAGCGGCACGCGGCGCGTCGCAAATCGAACGGCACCACGCTCGGCGAAGGACTGAAGCGCAAGAAGGCACCGGAGCCGTTGACGTCCGACGCGCCCGGCGAAGCGAAGCCGCTCGGACTGGTGCCGCGGAGTTGA
- the andAa gene encoding anthranilate 1,2-dioxygenase system ferredoxin--NAD(+) reductase: MSSKPYVIVGGGHAARRAAETLRARDADAHIVMIGDERALPYDRPELSKAALLSEKGERRIFIRDAAWYDAQRVDMRLGMRVEAIDREAQCVVLSDGARIEYERLLLATGSRVRPFPGHVDEGVKLHYVRTVDDARALRAALRPGARVAVLGGGFIGLEVAASAIKAGCAVTLVEPAERLLMRSMPREVADFLHTLHRTKGVDMRLRTKPVAVRRGAEHAIVETDRGDIDADIVVVGIGVVPNVELAQAVGLAVNNGIVVDEQCRTDDPSIFAAGEVTRHFNPLLKRHVRVESWQVAENQPAIAAANMLGAQERYAETPWLWSDQYDCNVQTLGIFDATHTVILRGDPSAGSFCVLALDEAGALAAVAAVNAGRDMGACKRLLAAGTRLDIDALRDTAVSLRALLNA; this comes from the coding sequence ATGTCGAGTAAGCCTTATGTGATCGTCGGCGGCGGACACGCCGCGCGCCGTGCGGCCGAAACGCTGCGAGCGCGCGATGCGGATGCGCACATCGTGATGATCGGCGATGAGCGTGCCTTGCCCTACGATCGCCCGGAACTCTCGAAGGCCGCGCTGCTGTCGGAAAAAGGCGAGCGCCGTATCTTCATTCGCGATGCCGCATGGTACGACGCGCAACGCGTCGATATGCGGCTCGGCATGCGCGTGGAGGCCATCGATCGTGAGGCCCAATGCGTCGTTCTGAGCGATGGCGCGCGCATCGAATACGAGCGCTTGCTGCTGGCGACGGGATCGCGCGTGCGGCCGTTTCCCGGTCATGTCGATGAGGGCGTCAAGCTGCACTACGTCCGCACCGTCGATGATGCGCGCGCGTTGCGGGCGGCGTTGCGGCCGGGCGCACGCGTGGCGGTGCTCGGTGGCGGCTTTATCGGGCTCGAAGTCGCGGCTTCTGCGATCAAGGCCGGTTGCGCGGTCACGCTCGTCGAACCTGCGGAGCGCTTGCTGATGCGCTCGATGCCGCGCGAAGTCGCCGACTTCCTGCATACGCTGCATCGCACGAAAGGCGTGGACATGCGGCTGCGCACGAAGCCTGTGGCCGTAAGACGCGGCGCAGAGCATGCAATCGTCGAGACCGATCGCGGCGATATCGATGCGGATATCGTGGTGGTGGGTATCGGCGTGGTGCCGAACGTGGAACTCGCGCAAGCGGTGGGGCTCGCGGTCAACAACGGTATCGTCGTGGACGAGCAATGCCGGACCGATGATCCTTCGATCTTCGCGGCGGGTGAGGTCACGAGGCATTTCAACCCGCTATTGAAGCGGCATGTGCGCGTCGAATCGTGGCAGGTCGCAGAGAATCAGCCCGCCATCGCCGCAGCAAACATGCTCGGCGCACAGGAGCGTTACGCGGAAACGCCGTGGCTGTGGTCGGATCAATACGACTGCAACGTACAGACGCTCGGCATCTTCGATGCGACGCATACGGTGATTCTGCGCGGCGATCCGTCGGCCGGCTCGTTCTGCGTGCTTGCGCTGGATGAAGCGGGCGCGCTTGCCGCGGTCGCCGCCGTCAACGCGGGCCGCGACATGGGCGCGTGCAAGCGGCTGCTCGCGGCCGGCACGCGGCTCGACATCGATGCCCTGCGCGACACAGCTGTTTCACTGCGTGCGTTGCTCAATGCGTGA